In Desulfovibrio sp. 86, the following proteins share a genomic window:
- the argC gene encoding N-acetyl-gamma-glutamyl-phosphate reductase: MKTFNAGLVGITGYAGMELARLLASHPSMRLSMACSRAEAGKRLGEYYPFLEHMPGSDVVISVFDPDQAASECDVVFLAVPAGTAMGMAAPLIKAGTRVVDLSADFRLRDPEIYTAWYRQEHTHKDILHKAVYGLPELYAAEISRASLIANPGCYPTSVILGLYAAIKNGLVHTDDIVVDAKSGATGAGRKAAVGTLFCEVSDNFRAYGLPTHRHTPEIEQEVSLLAGHDVRLSFNTHILPLNRGILSTIYTRLKDPATTLDQVREAFMSTWAHSPWIRVLPKGSLPETRFVRGSMFCDLGLVVDPRTGRLTILSAIDNLCRGASGQALANANLMCGLPVGTGLDMLAPLP, encoded by the coding sequence ATGAAGACATTCAACGCGGGTCTGGTGGGCATTACGGGATATGCGGGCATGGAACTGGCACGGCTTCTGGCGAGTCATCCGTCCATGCGCCTCAGTATGGCCTGCTCGCGGGCCGAGGCTGGCAAACGTCTTGGTGAATACTATCCTTTTCTGGAGCATATGCCCGGTTCGGATGTTGTCATAAGCGTTTTTGACCCGGATCAGGCCGCCAGTGAATGCGACGTGGTCTTTCTTGCCGTGCCTGCGGGCACAGCCATGGGCATGGCCGCGCCGTTGATCAAGGCCGGAACCAGGGTCGTGGATCTTTCGGCCGACTTTCGCCTGCGCGACCCCGAAATCTACACCGCCTGGTACAGGCAGGAACACACCCACAAGGACATCCTGCACAAAGCCGTGTACGGCCTGCCCGAACTGTATGCGGCCGAGATATCCCGCGCCAGCCTTATCGCCAACCCCGGTTGCTACCCGACCTCGGTGATTCTGGGCCTGTACGCGGCAATCAAGAACGGTCTTGTGCATACAGACGACATTGTGGTGGACGCCAAGTCCGGCGCCACGGGCGCAGGGCGCAAGGCCGCCGTCGGCACGCTCTTTTGCGAGGTGTCGGACAATTTCCGCGCCTATGGCCTGCCCACCCACAGGCATACCCCGGAAATTGAGCAGGAAGTTTCCCTGCTGGCCGGGCATGACGTGCGCCTCTCGTTCAATACCCACATCCTGCCGCTCAATCGGGGCATTTTGTCCACCATCTATACGAGGCTGAAAGACCCCGCCACCACGCTGGATCAGGTGCGCGAGGCCTTCATGAGCACCTGGGCGCACAGCCCCTGGATACGCGTGCTGCCCAAGGGCTCACTGCCAGAAACCCGCTTTGTGCGCGGCAGCATGTTCTGCGACCTTGGTCTTGTGGTAGATCCGCGCACGGGCAGGCTCACCATTTTGTCGGCCATCGACAATCTGTGCCGTGGCGCTTCGGGGCAGGCCCTGGCCAACGCCAACCTCATGTGCGGCCTGCCCGTGGGCACCGGCCTGGACATGCTGGCTCCCCTGCCCTGA
- a CDS encoding DUF1844 domain-containing protein — translation MSQKPCGCSSGPMPEVTFSTFILSLASSALVHLGEVPSPDTGTTEVNLPLAKHSIDVLDMLHAKTQNSLDDQERKLLEGILYELRLKFVIKCGPNCECLSGKERKPA, via the coding sequence ATGAGCCAGAAACCCTGTGGATGCTCATCCGGGCCCATGCCTGAAGTGACGTTTTCTACCTTTATACTTTCGCTGGCCTCATCAGCGCTGGTGCACCTGGGTGAAGTTCCCAGCCCTGACACCGGAACCACGGAGGTCAATCTGCCCCTGGCCAAGCACAGCATCGACGTGCTTGACATGCTGCACGCCAAAACGCAGAACAGCCTTGACGACCAGGAGCGAAAGCTGCTTGAAGGCATCCTCTACGAACTGCGCTTGAAGTTTGTCATAAAGTGCGGGCCCAACTGCGAATGCCTGTCCGGCAAAGAGCGAAAGCCCGCGTAA
- a CDS encoding pyridoxal-phosphate-dependent aminotransferase family protein produces the protein MLNKFRLLTPGPTPLPERVRLVLARDMIHHRKGEFKEIMAQVQVGLKTLFGTTSTVLPLSCSGTGAMTAAVYNLFAPGQKVLVVEGGKFGQRWREIALSHGLEVQSIIVPWGEAVTAEAVQAALDADPSIAGVLIQLSETSTGVLHPVEEVARITRDSQALLLVDGISAVGLSPCPMDAWGVDCLLTGSQKGLMLPPGLALLALSERAWACAEKLTPGCFYFNLIKEREYVHKGQTLFTSPVGLILGLKESLDMLLENGLKALYAKQWALTMLTRASLTAMGLELFAKKHFAWGITSVLLPEGVDGVEVLRMAQEKHGVSMAGGQDHFKGRMARVGHMGWVDWADVIAGVYALNDCLCAVGGYCGSRDYLEQGLAAYRTALAGEPGEPLPLVYNS, from the coding sequence ATGCTCAACAAGTTTCGCCTGCTCACCCCCGGCCCCACGCCTCTGCCGGAGCGCGTGCGCCTTGTTCTGGCCAGGGATATGATCCACCACCGCAAGGGCGAATTCAAAGAAATCATGGCGCAGGTGCAGGTCGGCCTCAAGACGCTTTTCGGCACAACCAGCACAGTGCTGCCCCTGTCCTGTTCCGGCACGGGAGCCATGACTGCCGCCGTATACAACCTCTTTGCCCCCGGCCAGAAGGTTCTGGTGGTCGAAGGCGGCAAATTCGGCCAGCGCTGGCGCGAAATCGCCCTTTCGCATGGCCTTGAGGTACAGTCCATCATCGTGCCCTGGGGCGAGGCGGTCACGGCAGAGGCCGTGCAAGCCGCCCTTGACGCCGATCCGTCCATTGCAGGCGTGCTCATACAGCTTTCCGAAACGTCCACGGGCGTTTTGCACCCGGTGGAAGAAGTGGCCCGCATCACGCGCGACAGTCAGGCCCTGCTGCTGGTGGACGGCATCTCCGCAGTGGGCCTTTCCCCCTGCCCCATGGATGCATGGGGTGTGGACTGCCTGCTCACGGGTTCGCAAAAAGGCCTTATGCTGCCGCCCGGCCTGGCCCTGCTTGCCCTGTCCGAACGCGCCTGGGCCTGTGCTGAAAAGCTGACTCCGGGCTGCTTCTACTTCAACCTGATAAAAGAGCGGGAATACGTCCACAAGGGGCAGACCCTCTTTACCTCGCCCGTGGGGCTTATCCTTGGTCTCAAGGAAAGCCTGGACATGCTGCTGGAAAACGGCCTCAAGGCCCTGTACGCCAAGCAGTGGGCGCTGACCATGCTGACCCGCGCCAGCCTTACGGCCATGGGTCTGGAACTTTTTGCCAAGAAACACTTTGCCTGGGGCATTACCAGCGTGCTGCTGCCCGAAGGCGTCGATGGCGTCGAGGTTCTGCGCATGGCGCAGGAAAAGCACGGCGTGTCCATGGCTGGCGGGCAGGACCATTTCAAGGGACGTATGGCCCGCGTCGGACATATGGGATGGGTGGACTGGGCCGATGTTATCGCGGGCGTTTACGCCCTCAACGACTGCCTGTGCGCCGTGGGCGGCTACTGCGGTTCGCGCGACTACCTGGAACAGGGGCTGGCCGCGTACCGGACCGCTCTGGCGGGAGAACCGGGCGAACCCTTGCCCCTGGTGTACAACAGCTAG